The genomic segment GAGGACCAGGTTTGTGTTCCCCGTGTGCTGCCATATTCTGTGAACTCAAAAACATTGCAAAAATCGCAAGTTTCAGTAAATTTTTGATTGGTTTCATGGTAACTCCTTTGTTAACATAAATCCAGTCTAAACCTTCCAATTGTTGGAAGGTCAATAGCCGATTGTATTTTTTTTACCTTTTTTTATTATTTTTTTTGGAGGATTAGAATGAATATTGGAGAACTTTCCAAAGAATCAGGAGTCAGCACAAAACTCATTCGCCATTACGAAGGCATTGGTTTGATTCCCGAAGCGGGCCGAACTGAGAACGGATACAGATCTTATAGTTCTGATGACATTCATTATTTACGGTTTATCAAAAGATCGAGAGAACTTGGATTTCCTTTAGAAGATATTAAAAGTTTACTTGGGCTTTGGAAAAATAAATCGCGAAGCAGCAAACAAGTAAAACTGCTAGCAGAAAAACATTTAAACGAATTGGATTTAAAACTAAAACAATTAAAAGATATGTCAGATACTTTGAAAAACCTCGTCAAACATTGTCATGGTGACCATAGACCCGATTGTCCAATTCTAAAAAAATTAGAACAAAATTAATGGAACGTGAAAATTAAAGTTTCTGTTTTATAATATCGGATATCAAACGCGTTGCAGTTTCATTTAAGTGAATGTCTTCTTTTTGCAATAGATCAGATCTAA from the Leptospira terpstrae serovar Hualin str. LT 11-33 = ATCC 700639 genome contains:
- the cueR gene encoding Cu(I)-responsive transcriptional regulator, translating into MNIGELSKESGVSTKLIRHYEGIGLIPEAGRTENGYRSYSSDDIHYLRFIKRSRELGFPLEDIKSLLGLWKNKSRSSKQVKLLAEKHLNELDLKLKQLKDMSDTLKNLVKHCHGDHRPDCPILKKLEQN